CTGTCAGGAAATGGCGCGACCGCCGACGGCGCGCGCCACTACGGACCTCAGGCGCTCCCGGCCGGTCGGCCCAGTGCCGCCGGGAGTCCTCGGCCGGGTTCCTGGTAGAGCTTCCAGAACTGGGCCACGGATTCGACGGTGCGCCAGGGGCCGCTCTGGGACACGGCGTCGTCGTAGACCCGCGGCCACTGCGGGGGCTGCGGCGCGACCCGGGCGCGGATGGGGTGCAGGTCGCGGAAGCCGTACTCCAGGTCGTCCTCGAAGGTGACCTGCTCGACCTGCTGGAAGTCGTGGTCATGGGGCGCCTCCCCCAGGAAGCGGTAGATGCCCGCCAGCACCACTGCCGGCTCCCGGGTCAGGGCGTCATACTCGACGAAGTGCAGACAGTCCTTCCAGCCCCGGGTCACCGCGTCGCGCACCGCGTTGTAGGCGCGCCCCACCGGCTGGGCGTCGTCGATCCACATCTCCAGCCGACCCAGGGCGGTCTTGGACTTCACCAGGTTGTTGCCCTCCAGCGGCACCTGGCCGAGCGACGAGGTGCTGCGATACAGCCGCTCGAAGGAGGCCAGTATGTCGCGCAGATCCCGTACCGTCATCAGCACCCGGACCCGGTCGCGCCCCCCCACGAGGGTCGTGGCCATCTCCAGGAACTCCGCCCAGTAGCGGTTCTTGTCCAGGCACACCGGCTGCTCCACCCGTGCGAACCAGCCCTGGAGCATGGCCCGCAGCACGTCCTCCTTGGCCCGCAGGCTCTGCGCCCGGTCCATGGCCCGCAGCGAGTCGTTACGGTCCCAGGCGTTGCGCACCTGCACCAGCATGTCGAGGATGCCGGAGGTGGGGGTGACGTGAAAGCGCGGGGTCTGGGCCAGGATGTTGGCCAGCAGGGTGGAGCCGCTGCGGGGCAGGCCGGCGAGCAAATAGACGGTCTTGGGAGCGGTCATAGGGTTCGGGATGAGTCAGAAAGGTCAAAGCGGGACCGGGGTCCCGTTCATTCTAGCCGAACGCGACGGGCGCTGGCGGTCCAGTCATTCAGAATCTGGTCGGCATCGCGCGCCCTCCCGTCCTAGCCCGGAAATCGTGGTCTCTCCCCGGCTATTCCAATTGTTCCTGGCCGCCGACGGCGAATGGCAAAGCCAACCAAGCCCGCCGTCAACAGGGCCAGGCTGGCGGGCTCGGGGACATCCGCAGTGGCGGAAGTGACTTTCAAGACAAAGGTACTGACCGAGGGCGATTCGGGAATAGCTTGAGCGTTCAACAAGCTGATCGTGATGTTGCCGGACACGCCAACGGTACCGCTGTCCGTGAAATTGATGCCGGATACCGACGGACCCGACAACAGCGTCACCCCGGTGATGTACCCTTGCGGGTCGCCGAAAAAATCGATGCCCGAAATAGAGATTTGGTCGCCGGTGGTA
The DNA window shown above is from Candidatus Thiodictyon syntrophicum and carries:
- a CDS encoding sulfotransferase, which codes for MTAPKTVYLLAGLPRSGSTLLANILAQTPRFHVTPTSGILDMLVQVRNAWDRNDSLRAMDRAQSLRAKEDVLRAMLQGWFARVEQPVCLDKNRYWAEFLEMATTLVGGRDRVRVLMTVRDLRDILASFERLYRSTSSLGQVPLEGNNLVKSKTALGRLEMWIDDAQPVGRAYNAVRDAVTRGWKDCLHFVEYDALTREPAVVLAGIYRFLGEAPHDHDFQQVEQVTFEDDLEYGFRDLHPIRARVAPQPPQWPRVYDDAVSQSGPWRTVESVAQFWKLYQEPGRGLPAALGRPAGSA
- a CDS encoding PEP-CTERM sorting domain-containing protein, which gives rise to MKSMIRPTAGLAALLFAASSQAALTMIGDTMVVTDLFGANHVVTATTPGIEYAGSTTYLNSLFAESFNIEADTITYSINSDLAIWTFTTGDQISISGIDFFGDPQGYITGVTLLSGPSVSGINFTDSGTVGVSGNITISLLNAQAIPESPSVSTFVLKVTSATADVPEPASLALLTAGLVGFAIRRRRPGTIGIAGERPRFPG